The following are encoded together in the Gilvimarinus sp. DA14 genome:
- a CDS encoding four helix bundle protein yields the protein MERKHRQLQIWHDSLSLVEAVYRETQQLPECEKYGLTSQMRRAAVSISSNIAEGSARSSERDFLRFLYISRGSLAELETQLEIAARLNFLDQGACYEHIERLFAKLASLINRLKQSQT from the coding sequence ATGGAACGAAAACATCGGCAGTTACAGATTTGGCACGACTCTCTCTCGCTGGTGGAAGCTGTCTATCGAGAAACGCAGCAACTGCCCGAGTGTGAGAAATACGGTCTTACCAGCCAAATGCGCCGAGCGGCCGTTAGTATATCCAGCAACATTGCAGAGGGATCTGCCAGAAGTAGCGAAAGAGATTTTTTACGGTTTTTATACATTAGCCGCGGCTCGCTGGCCGAACTGGAAACCCAGCTCGAAATAGCCGCTAGACTTAACTTTTTAGATCAAGGCGCTTGCTACGAACACATCGAACGATTATTTGCAAAACTGGCAAGCCTAATTAATCGGCTTAAACAGTCGCAAACATAG
- the tkt gene encoding transketolase produces MPSRIELANAIRVLSMDAVQKAGSGHPGAPMGMADIAEVLWNDFLKHNPQNPQWSDRDRFVLSNGHGSMLIYSLLHLTGYDLPMEELKNFRQLHSKTPGHPELGYTPGVEITTGPLGQGISTAVGMALGEKMLAAQFNRDGHKIVDHYTYCFLGDGCMMEGISHETCSLAGTLGLGKLVAFWDDNGISIDGHVEGWFTDDTPKRFESYGWHVIANVDGHDPDAVKRAIEAAQAEDQKPTLICCKTTIGFGSPNKSGSHDCHGAPLGDDEIAAAREFLKWDAAPFEIPADVYSGWDAKEDGAAAEKSWNEKFEAYKAAYPEDAAEYERRVIKGDLPAEFEAKAQEFIQECHKNPVKEASRKASQKTIAAYNKLLPEMVGGSADLAGSNLTMWEGSRPVTAQNAEGNYIYYGVREFGMSAIMNGLSAHGGFINYGATFLMFQQYAANAVRMAALMKLRNVFVYTHDSIGQGEDGPTHQAIEVLGTLRLTPNMDTWRPCDNTETAVAWKAAIERKDGPAALVFSRQGIDTVERPDDQVANIAKGGYVLKDCDGEPEVILIATGSEVPVTVEAADKLAAAGKKVRVVSMPSTSVFDQQDAEYKESVLPLSVTNRVAVEAAHADYWYKYVGIDGRVVGMTTFGESAKGPDLMNYFGFTADNIAATAEELLD; encoded by the coding sequence ATGCCGTCTCGTATAGAACTCGCTAATGCCATCCGTGTACTGTCTATGGATGCCGTACAAAAGGCCGGTAGTGGCCACCCCGGTGCCCCCATGGGCATGGCCGATATCGCCGAAGTCCTGTGGAACGACTTTTTAAAGCACAACCCGCAAAACCCTCAGTGGAGTGATCGCGACCGCTTTGTGCTGTCCAACGGCCACGGCTCTATGCTGATTTACTCGCTGCTGCACCTGACCGGCTACGACCTGCCCATGGAAGAGTTGAAAAACTTCCGTCAGCTGCACTCCAAAACTCCAGGCCACCCCGAGCTGGGCTACACCCCGGGCGTTGAAATCACTACCGGCCCGCTGGGTCAGGGCATCAGCACTGCAGTGGGCATGGCCCTGGGTGAGAAAATGCTGGCCGCGCAATTCAACCGCGACGGTCATAAAATTGTCGATCACTACACCTATTGCTTTTTGGGCGATGGCTGCATGATGGAAGGCATCTCGCACGAGACTTGCTCGCTGGCCGGTACCCTGGGCCTGGGCAAACTGGTTGCCTTCTGGGACGACAATGGCATCTCCATTGATGGCCACGTTGAAGGCTGGTTTACCGACGATACTCCTAAGCGCTTTGAATCATACGGCTGGCATGTGATTGCCAACGTTGACGGTCACGACCCAGACGCCGTTAAGCGCGCGATTGAAGCGGCTCAAGCCGAAGACCAGAAGCCGACGTTGATCTGCTGTAAAACCACCATTGGTTTTGGCTCGCCCAACAAGTCTGGCTCACACGATTGTCACGGTGCCCCTCTGGGTGACGACGAAATCGCCGCGGCGCGTGAGTTCCTGAAGTGGGACGCTGCCCCGTTTGAAATCCCCGCCGATGTTTACAGCGGTTGGGATGCCAAAGAAGACGGCGCCGCCGCCGAGAAAAGCTGGAACGAAAAGTTCGAAGCCTACAAGGCCGCTTACCCCGAAGACGCCGCCGAATACGAGCGACGCGTCATCAAGGGCGACCTGCCCGCCGAGTTTGAAGCTAAGGCACAAGAGTTTATTCAAGAGTGTCACAAAAACCCGGTTAAAGAAGCCTCGCGTAAGGCCTCGCAAAAAACCATCGCCGCTTACAACAAGCTGCTGCCCGAAATGGTGGGTGGTTCTGCCGACCTGGCCGGCTCTAACCTGACCATGTGGGAAGGCTCGCGCCCGGTTACTGCACAAAACGCCGAAGGCAACTACATCTATTACGGTGTGCGCGAGTTCGGTATGAGCGCGATCATGAACGGTCTGAGCGCCCACGGTGGTTTTATTAACTACGGCGCTACCTTCCTGATGTTCCAACAGTACGCCGCCAACGCCGTGCGTATGGCCGCGTTGATGAAGCTGCGCAACGTGTTTGTTTACACTCATGACTCTATCGGTCAGGGTGAAGACGGTCCTACTCACCAGGCGATTGAGGTATTGGGCACCCTGCGCCTGACGCCAAACATGGACACCTGGCGCCCCTGCGACAACACCGAAACCGCCGTGGCCTGGAAAGCGGCCATCGAGCGCAAAGACGGCCCCGCTGCTCTGGTATTCAGCCGCCAGGGTATTGATACCGTTGAGCGCCCAGACGATCAAGTCGCCAACATCGCCAAAGGTGGCTACGTACTGAAAGACTGCGACGGTGAGCCAGAAGTGATTCTGATTGCCACCGGCTCTGAAGTACCGGTTACCGTTGAAGCGGCGGACAAGCTGGCCGCGGCAGGCAAAAAAGTGCGTGTGGTTTCTATGCCCAGCACCAGCGTATTCGATCAGCAAGACGCCGAATACAAAGAGTCTGTTCTGCCTCTGTCGGTAACCAACCGCGTTGCGGTAGAAGCGGCGCACGCCGACTACTGGTACAAGTATGTAGGCATTGACGGTCGCGTTGTGGGCATGACCACCTTCGGTGAGTCGGCCAAAGGCCCCGACCTGATGAACTACTTCGGCTTTACCGCCGACAATATTGCGGCTACCGCCGAAGAGCTGCTGGACTAA
- the ahcY gene encoding adenosylhomocysteinase, with the protein MSTFTDYKVAAKTAEEFQQLAQWGRREIEIAEGEMPALMALRTKYAGEQPLKGAKIMGCIHMTIQTAVLIETLIALGAEVRWSSCNIFSTQDHAAAAIAAAGIPVFAWKGETEEEFWWCIEQTILKDGEVWDANIILDDGGDLTQLAHEKYPQILDNIHGISEETTTGVHRLQDMMKKGTLKVPAINVNDAVTKSKNDNKYGCRHSLNDAIKRGTDHLLSGKKAMVIGYGDVGKGSALSLRQEGMIVKVTEIDPICAMQACMDGFEVVSPYTNGVNTGKVEDINTAVLGTTDLLVTTTGNINVCDSAMLQTLKNGAVVCNIGHFDNEIDTAFMREQWEWEEVKPQVHKVYRDRKTNDHLLLLSEGRLVNLGNATGHPSRIMDGSFANQVLAQMYLYEHKFADLPAADKPENLYVKVLPKQLDEEVARHMVEGFGGVITQLRSEQADYIGVAVDGPFKPESYKY; encoded by the coding sequence ATGAGCACCTTCACCGACTACAAAGTCGCCGCGAAAACCGCGGAAGAGTTCCAACAACTGGCCCAGTGGGGTCGCCGTGAGATTGAAATCGCCGAGGGCGAGATGCCGGCGCTGATGGCGCTGCGTACCAAGTACGCGGGCGAGCAGCCGTTAAAAGGCGCGAAGATCATGGGCTGTATTCACATGACCATCCAGACCGCGGTGCTGATTGAAACCCTGATTGCCCTGGGCGCCGAGGTACGCTGGTCGTCGTGCAATATTTTCTCAACCCAGGATCACGCCGCCGCCGCGATTGCCGCCGCCGGTATTCCGGTATTTGCCTGGAAGGGCGAAACCGAAGAAGAGTTCTGGTGGTGCATTGAGCAGACCATTTTAAAAGACGGCGAAGTCTGGGATGCGAATATTATTCTGGACGATGGCGGCGACTTGACCCAGCTGGCCCACGAAAAGTATCCGCAGATTCTGGACAATATTCACGGCATCAGTGAAGAGACCACCACCGGGGTTCACCGCCTGCAGGATATGATGAAAAAAGGCACTCTGAAGGTTCCCGCCATTAACGTAAACGACGCGGTAACCAAAAGCAAAAACGACAACAAATACGGCTGTCGTCACAGCTTGAACGATGCCATTAAGCGCGGCACCGACCACTTGCTGTCGGGCAAAAAAGCAATGGTGATTGGTTATGGTGACGTGGGTAAAGGCTCGGCTTTATCGCTGCGCCAGGAAGGCATGATCGTGAAGGTCACCGAAATTGACCCTATCTGCGCCATGCAGGCGTGCATGGACGGCTTTGAAGTGGTTTCGCCTTACACGAACGGCGTTAACACCGGCAAAGTCGAAGACATCAATACCGCCGTGCTCGGCACCACCGACTTGCTGGTTACTACCACCGGCAATATTAATGTCTGCGATTCAGCCATGCTGCAAACCCTGAAAAACGGCGCTGTGGTGTGCAATATCGGCCACTTCGACAACGAAATCGATACCGCCTTTATGCGCGAGCAGTGGGAATGGGAAGAGGTAAAACCGCAGGTGCACAAGGTGTATCGCGACCGCAAAACCAACGACCACTTGCTGCTGTTATCCGAAGGCCGTCTGGTAAACCTGGGCAACGCCACCGGTCACCCATCGCGCATTATGGACGGCTCATTCGCCAACCAGGTGCTGGCACAAATGTACTTGTACGAGCACAAGTTTGCCGACCTGCCCGCCGCCGACAAGCCGGAAAACCTTTACGTAAAAGTTCTACCCAAGCAGCTGGACGAAGAAGTAGCCCGCCACATGGTCGAAGGCTTTGGCGGGGTCATTACCCAGCTGCGCAGCGAGCAGGCCGACTATATTGGTGTCGCGGTGGATGGACCGTTTAAGCCTGAGAGTTATAAGTATTAA
- a CDS encoding metalloregulator ArsR/SmtB family transcription factor produces MNQAALTPNAHPLVDNSEALAGLLKAAGDPLRLQILQVLAQNSYGVSELARIFDVRQSGMSHHLKLLTGAGLTTTRREGNSIYYRRAIVVPGQPLAELQRALFNSVDQNSLSDAVAEQCRTIAAERAEASQQFFAANADKFRAQQDLIASYPVYGEQVTQLLNNTPVKNTYLALEVGPGQGEFLPVLGKRFAHVIALDNAEPMLEHSRAAAEASGLNNIEFIHGDTTELAAHKVLADCVVMNMVLHHTPSPADIFKDLSRALTPGGALVVTELCRHEQDWARENCGDLWQGFDPADLTQWAQDAGLEDGQSMFIALRNGFQVQLRQFFKP; encoded by the coding sequence ATGAATCAAGCCGCCCTTACTCCCAACGCCCACCCACTGGTGGACAACTCCGAAGCCCTGGCCGGACTGTTAAAAGCCGCCGGCGATCCGCTGCGCCTGCAAATTCTGCAGGTGTTGGCGCAAAACTCTTACGGGGTGTCAGAGCTGGCGCGCATTTTCGATGTACGCCAGTCGGGCATGAGCCACCATTTAAAGCTGTTAACCGGCGCGGGCCTTACCACCACCCGGCGCGAGGGCAACTCCATTTACTACCGCCGCGCCATTGTGGTGCCTGGCCAGCCGCTGGCAGAACTGCAGCGCGCCCTATTTAACAGCGTGGATCAAAACAGTTTGAGTGATGCAGTGGCCGAACAGTGCCGAACCATTGCCGCCGAACGGGCCGAGGCGTCGCAGCAGTTCTTTGCCGCCAACGCCGACAAGTTCCGCGCCCAGCAGGACTTGATCGCCAGTTACCCAGTTTACGGCGAGCAGGTGACGCAACTGTTAAACAACACTCCGGTTAAAAATACCTATCTGGCATTGGAAGTTGGCCCCGGCCAGGGCGAGTTTTTGCCGGTGCTCGGAAAGCGCTTTGCCCATGTGATTGCCCTGGATAACGCCGAACCTATGCTGGAGCACTCGCGCGCGGCGGCCGAGGCCTCGGGCCTTAACAATATCGAGTTTATTCACGGCGACACCACCGAGCTGGCCGCCCACAAGGTGCTGGCCGACTGTGTAGTGATGAATATGGTGCTGCACCACACACCCTCGCCCGCAGACATTTTTAAAGATTTAAGCCGGGCCCTGACGCCCGGCGGCGCCCTGGTGGTCACCGAGCTGTGCCGCCACGAACAGGACTGGGCGCGAGAAAACTGCGGCGATTTATGGCAGGGCTTTGACCCCGCCGACCTGACCCAGTGGGCCCAGGACGCGGGCCTGGAAGATGGCCAAAGTATGTTTATTGCGCTGCGCAACGGTTTTCAGGTGCAGCTGCGACAGTTTTTTAAACCTTAA
- the metK gene encoding methionine adenosyltransferase yields the protein MAEYSVFTSESVSEGHPDKLADQISDAVLDAILKDDADARVAVETLVKTGMAVVAGEVRTSTYVDLEDLIRQVILDIGYNSSDVGFDGASCAVLNAIGKQSADIAVGVDEAEAKDQGAGDQGLMFGYASDETDVLMPAPIYFSHRLVEKQAELRKNGKLDWLRPDAKSQVTLRYENGKPVAVDAVVLSTQHDPSIKLADLQEAVREEIIKPVLPAEWLHDDTLYHINPTGQFIIGGPVGDCGLTGRKIIVDTYGGMARHGGGAFSGKDPSKVDRSAAYAGRYVAKNIVAAGLASRCEIQVSYAIGVAEPTSISVNTFGTGKLPDAEIGKLVREHFDLRPKGLIAMLDLKRPIYRATAAYGHFGRELPEFTWEKTDKVEALKKYL from the coding sequence ATGGCCGAATATTCTGTATTTACCTCCGAGTCGGTCTCGGAAGGCCACCCCGACAAACTGGCCGATCAGATTTCCGACGCCGTACTGGACGCCATTCTCAAGGACGACGCCGATGCGCGGGTCGCGGTGGAAACTTTGGTGAAAACCGGCATGGCCGTGGTCGCCGGTGAAGTGCGCACCTCAACCTACGTGGATTTAGAAGACCTGATCCGCCAAGTCATTCTGGACATTGGCTACAACAGCTCAGACGTGGGCTTTGACGGTGCCTCGTGCGCGGTGCTGAACGCCATTGGCAAACAGTCGGCCGATATCGCCGTGGGCGTGGACGAAGCAGAAGCCAAAGATCAGGGCGCCGGAGACCAGGGGCTGATGTTTGGCTACGCCTCGGACGAGACCGACGTACTGATGCCCGCACCTATTTACTTCTCGCATCGCTTAGTCGAAAAACAGGCCGAGCTGCGCAAAAACGGCAAGCTCGACTGGCTGCGCCCAGACGCCAAAAGCCAGGTGACCCTGCGCTACGAAAACGGCAAACCCGTGGCGGTAGACGCCGTAGTGCTATCCACCCAGCACGACCCCAGCATTAAACTGGCGGATTTGCAGGAAGCGGTGCGCGAGGAAATCATTAAACCCGTGTTACCCGCCGAATGGCTGCACGACGACACCCTGTACCACATTAACCCCACCGGCCAGTTTATTATCGGCGGCCCTGTGGGCGACTGCGGCCTGACCGGGCGCAAAATTATCGTCGACACCTACGGCGGCATGGCCCGTCACGGCGGCGGCGCCTTCTCGGGCAAAGACCCCTCCAAGGTCGACCGCTCCGCCGCCTACGCCGGACGCTACGTGGCGAAAAACATCGTCGCCGCCGGGCTTGCCAGCCGCTGTGAAATTCAGGTGTCCTACGCCATCGGCGTGGCCGAGCCCACCTCAATTTCGGTGAACACCTTCGGCACCGGCAAACTGCCCGACGCCGAAATCGGCAAACTGGTGCGCGAACACTTCGATCTGCGCCCCAAAGGCCTGATCGCCATGCTAGACCTAAAGCGCCCCATCTACCGCGCCACCGCCGCCTACGGACACTTTGGACGGGAGCTGCCGGAGTTTACCTGGGAGAAGACGGATAAGGTTGAGGCGTTGAAGAAGTATTTGTAA